A region from the Schistocerca serialis cubense isolate TAMUIC-IGC-003099 chromosome 1, iqSchSeri2.2, whole genome shotgun sequence genome encodes:
- the LOC126465520 gene encoding uncharacterized protein LOC126465520, translating to MDSKSTTSFLVSMTNYILTHNYFSFEGITYKQIRSTAMGTHMTPSCANLFMGHLEESFLKTQNPKPLTWFKFTDDIFAIWIEGEDTIFTFLQHLNNFSPICFTWCYSTQQATFLNVDLHLRDGYISTSVHIKPTNHQQYPHFDSSHPFHTKKSLPYSLGTRGRRICSDEQSLSKYTEGLTDAFTDRNYPPILVQKQISHALSFQSPTTSQSPTVQPQRSIPLVTQYHPGLEQLNYILCQGFDYLSSCPEMRNVVSTILPTHPTVVFRRPPNLHNTLVHSYTTPAPNPLPHGSYPCNRPRCNTCPISPTTTTCSSPVTNITYPIKGRATCETSHVIYKLSCNHCAAFCVGMTTNKLSVRINSHRQTVAKKQVDHPVAEHAAKHDIPHLNDCFTACPHPSRPLPVPIPALHSHHFTATPSLLISFIFLLSTTYRLPPLQLLSCPPSKLQHLTVCLPHHTIPPQPPPYPHPVATPITAARSVV from the coding sequence atggattccaaatcaacaacctccttcctggtctccatgaccaactatatcctcacccacaattacttctcctttgaaggcattacctacaaacaaatccgcagtacggctatgggcacccataTGACACCatcctgtgctaacctattcatgggccatctagaggaatccttcctaaaaacccagaatcccaaacccctcacctggttcaaattcactgatgacatctttgctatctggattgaaggtgaagacaccatattcacattcctccagcacctcaacaacttctcccccatttgcttcacctggtgctactcaacccaacaagccaccttcctaaatgttgaccttcacctcagagatggctacatcagtacctccgtccatatcaaacctactaaccaccagcaatacccccACTTCGACAGctcccacccattccataccaagaagtcccttccgtacagcctaggcacccgtggtcgtcgcatctgcagtgacgagcagtctctctcaaaatataccgagggtctcactgatgccttcactgaccgtaattatccccccatccttgtacaaaaacaaatctcccatgccttatctttccagtctcccaccacctcccaaagtcccacagtccagccacagaggagcattcctctcgtaactcagtaccatccgggactagagcaactgaattacattctctgccaaggtttcgattacctctcatcatgccctgaaatgagaaatgtcgtgtccactatccttcccacccatcctaccgtggtattccgccgtccaccgaacctacacaatacactcgtccattcttacacaacacctgctcccaatcccttacctcatggctcatacccctgtaatagacctagatgcaataccTGTCCCATAAGTCCTActaccaccacctgctccagtccggtcactaacatcacctatcccataaaaggcagggctacctgtgaaaccagtcatgtgatttacaagctaagctgcaaccactgtgctgcattctgtgtaggcatgacaaccaacaagctgtctgtccgcattaacagccaccgacaaactgtggccaagaaacaagtggaccaccctgttgctgaacacgctgccaaacatgacatccctcatcttaatgactgcttcacagcctgtcctcacccatccagacccctccctgttcccattccagcactacacagccatcatttcactgccacacccagtcttttaatttcttttatttttctcctttccactacttaccgtCTCCCCCCTCTGCAGCTTCtatcctgccctccatctaaactgcaacatttGACCGTCTGcctcccccaccatactatcccgccccagcctcctccttaccctcacccagtcgccactcccatcactgctgctcgcagtgtggtttaa